The Microcystis panniformis FACHB-1757 region TAGCTAATAAATATCTCTCTGTGTTCTCCGTGTCTCCGGGGTGCAAATGTCACCCCGGAGACACAACTACTTACTTAGCAAATTTCCCCTTACCTTGCCACAATTCACCCTCAGCCTTGCGCCGTCGCAGCAGACCTTCATGGACATTGGAACCCGGATTAGAGTAGAGTTCTAAAATCTTAGGTACGTCATTCCATCGCTTATCTCGCAAAGCAGAAGTGATAGAATTAAAACCGGGATTACCGTAGAAATGATCGCCTAAATTGTAAGCAAACGAAATCAAGGCTGAACGCTGATTATCATTCATCTCATTCCAATAAGGAATTGAAGCAGCTAGGTGATTTACGGTGTTTTCAAGATCGTGGGATAAATAACTCTGAGCGGTTGCTAAAGTGATATTTGGATCGCCAAAACGAACAGGTTTGCCATTAGGATACCGAGTTGTTCCAATCCCAATCGTCGCCACTCCTACGCCATCATTATAAACATGAGGGACAAAACCTTCAAACTCAGTTATAATCTGAACTGCTTGTTCAGGAACTTTACTATTGCTTTCTACTCGGTCCATAGACTCTGGAATAGGAGACCAATCTTTTTCAAAGATATACCAGACACCAGCCCCGCTACTCAGGGTTACTTTTAAATGTCCGTTGGGTGCAGATTCCACCTTGTCGATGCTGATGGTTTGTCCGGCTTTGTAAATCTTTTTCTCAGTATCGGGTAGCTTACTGGATTGTTCTGTCGATTTCTTGATCGCAGTGTCGTGAAGTGCTGTCAAAGTTGCTATTGCCATAAATAGACCTCTAAACTTATCTGCTGACAAAACAATGTTAATATATTTGGTTCTTCGTTGCTTGGTCTGGTTTGATCGGGTGGATAACACGAACCGAAGAGCCAGTCTATTGTATGGATGCCCAAGGGGACAGACGGACAGACAGGGGGAGAATCTGATTAACTTTCCCCAGGGGCTTTTGTTAAGTTACATTAAGCCCTAGAATAAAATCCCAGTGAGTTAGACGAAATTCGCTCGATCGCTCGGTCTTATCCGCTCCTAGCTGAGACAGAGAAAAGATAGCGCATCGAGAAACAGAAAACTTGAGCTACTCAAGCTTTCGTCAATACTGCCCTGTTATCCATCTTGAGTTATAACCTAGTGTCCCAAACCCTATCTAAACCTACCCTAGAAAGAGAATTTTTGCCATTTACCCTACAGGATGTCCGTCTAGCTATCCCGGCCCGTTGCTTCCAATCAAGCGTTTTTCGCTCTTTAGCCTACTTTTTTTTTGACATTGGCATTATTACCCTACTTTACTGGATAACTTACCAGATTAATCAAGCATGGTTCTTCCCCCTTTTTTGGTTTATGCAGGGAACCATGTTTTGGGCCTTATTTGTCGTCGGTCACGATTGCGGTCACGGTTCCTTTTCCCGTTATCGTTGGTTAAATAACCTAATCGGTCATCTCAGTCATACTCCCATTCTCGTACCTTTCCACGGTTGGCGCATCAGTCATCGCACCCATCACGCTAATACTGGCAATATCGACACCGATGAAAGTTGGTATCCCGTCACGGAAACCCAGTATAACAATATGGCTTGGTACGAAAAATTAGCTCGTTTTCAGCTAATTTTATTTGTTTACCCCCTTTATCTTTTCCGTCGTTCCCCTAATAAACAGGGGTCCCATTTTATGCCCGAAAGCCCCCTCTTTCGCCCCTCGGAACGGTGG contains the following coding sequences:
- a CDS encoding lysozyme yields the protein MAIATLTALHDTAIKKSTEQSSKLPDTEKKIYKAGQTISIDKVESAPNGHLKVTLSSGAGVWYIFEKDWSPIPESMDRVESNSKVPEQAVQIITEFEGFVPHVYNDGVGVATIGIGTTRYPNGKPVRFGDPNITLATAQSYLSHDLENTVNHLAASIPYWNEMNDNQRSALISFAYNLGDHFYGNPGFNSITSALRDKRWNDVPKILELYSNPGSNVHEGLLRRRKAEGELWQGKGKFAK
- a CDS encoding fatty acid desaturase; amino-acid sequence: MSQTLSKPTLEREFLPFTLQDVRLAIPARCFQSSVFRSLAYFFFDIGIITLLYWITYQINQAWFFPLFWFMQGTMFWALFVVGHDCGHGSFSRYRWLNNLIGHLSHTPILVPFHGWRISHRTHHANTGNIDTDESWYPVTETQYNNMAWYEKLARFQLILFVYPLYLFRRSPNKQGSHFMPESPLFRPSERWQVLTSTVCCTFMLGLLIGVGISQGFWFLFNYYIMPYIVFVVWLDLVTFLHHTEDDIPWYRGQDWYFLKGALSTIDRDYGIFNPIHHQIGTHVAHHIFITIPHYHLQEATEAIRPVLGDYYRVSKEPIFKSLWRSYRNCHFVSDQGSKIFYRKN